AACCAAAATCGTTAGGGGAAAACTGCACTTTAAGAGGATTCATATGGCAAATGTAGTAAAAATCGGGGTCATTGGTGGGACAGGCCTATATTCAATCGATGGAATGGAGATCATTCAAGAAATTCACCCGGAAACTCCTTGGGGCAAACCTTCAGACACAATCACCATTGGTCGGTTCAAAGGAAAAGAAATAGCGTTTTTGCCAAGACATGGAAAGGGACATTTTTTGAATCCAAGTGAAGTTCCTGCTCGTGCAAACATAGCCGCATTAAAACAGTTAGGTGTTGAAGAAATTATTGCTTTTAGTTCCGTGGGAAGCTTACGCCAAGAAATTGCACCTAGAGATTTTGTAATTCCTTCCCAAATCATTGATCGCACCAAAGCACGGCCATCCACTTTTTTTGAAAATGGTATGGTAGCGCATGCTCCTTTTGCTGATCCGTTTTCACCGGGTCTTGGCAAAAAAGTAGAAGAAGCTGCAAAACAAATCAATCTCCCCATCCATTCCAACAAAACATTGATTTGTATGGAAGGCCCTCTCTTCTCTACAAGAGCAGAATCTCATATGTATAGATCTTGGGGCGCAGATATCATTAATATGACAGTTCTTCCAGAAGCAAAACTTGCAAGAGAGGCAGAGATTCTTTATCAAATGGTTTGTATGTCTACAGACTATGATTGTTGGAAAGAAGATGAAGCCCATGTAACATTGGAAATGGTTTTGGGCAATTTA
The sequence above is drawn from the Leptospira sp. WS4.C2 genome and encodes:
- the mtnP gene encoding S-methyl-5'-thioadenosine phosphorylase, which encodes MANVVKIGVIGGTGLYSIDGMEIIQEIHPETPWGKPSDTITIGRFKGKEIAFLPRHGKGHFLNPSEVPARANIAALKQLGVEEIIAFSSVGSLRQEIAPRDFVIPSQIIDRTKARPSTFFENGMVAHAPFADPFSPGLGKKVEEAAKQINLPIHSNKTLICMEGPLFSTRAESHMYRSWGADIINMTVLPEAKLAREAEILYQMVCMSTDYDCWKEDEAHVTLEMVLGNLSKNAETAKKLLSALIDLLGKSDDTSLVGSTKFSLVTAPEKRNPEQIKKLKFLFPEYF